In Ovis canadensis isolate MfBH-ARS-UI-01 breed Bighorn chromosome 11, ARS-UI_OviCan_v2, whole genome shotgun sequence, one genomic interval encodes:
- the ZNF594 gene encoding LOW QUALITY PROTEIN: zinc finger protein 594 (The sequence of the model RefSeq protein was modified relative to this genomic sequence to represent the inferred CDS: inserted 4 bases in 3 codons; deleted 1 base in 1 codon; substituted 2 bases at 2 genomic stop codons), which yields MGPYFNMTSVLIRRWPNEETECHVKMEAYAGVLHLQNSETRSKIKDWKSKMEISEEXDSARTVSERLQRQISQECGLFETNDPEDRLLRYWVSSLDDTVRHPLSQERGIKEMNVIPQKTIAGERGHGVREEKKILSAGERSHRYEVCGQSFKQKSEIXHQKIDNVKKTYECKECGKTFCXSSNLIIHQRIHTGKKPYVCSECGKDFNQSSNLIIHQRIHTGKKPYMGHECGKDFNQSSNLVQHKRIHNGENPYECKECGKAFKGSLNLVLHQRIHTGEKPYVCNECGKAFNQSSDLIIHHRTHTGEKPFECYECGQTFSQSSHLVTHQGIHTGEKPFKCSNCEKTFRQCSCLTEHQRLHSGERPHECCKCGKSFSGCTAFLKQQRLHTDNXECEKACTSDLDLIQQQRMHREEKSYECNKCGKSFRGSSDLIRHWITHTGEKPYKCSECGKAFGQRSHLMTHXKIHTGEKPYQCNECGKAFWQRSLLIQHHRIHSGEKPCECKECRKAFIWHTAFLKHQRLHTGEKLKEVGKTFSKEKLLREEQRIHQEEKAYQCSQCGRTFRGSSDLTRHQVTHSGEKPYECKEYGKTFNQSSDLMKHHRIHGGEKPYVCSECGKSFRDSSDLIKHHCVHTGEKPYECPECEKAFCQNSHLVSHQRIHTGEKAFECSHCGKAFSRHTAFLKHQKLHTGKELGEHKRVLKYDLL from the exons ATGGGCCCCTACTTCAATATgaccagtgtccttataagaagatggccaaatgaagagacagaatgccatgtgaagatggaggcataCGCTGGAGTACTGCATCTGCAAA ATTCTGAAACCAGGAGTAAGATAAAAGATTGGAAGTCAAAGATGGAAATTTCAGAGG ACGATTCAGCAAGGACTGTATCAGAAAGACTCCAAAGACAGATCTCCCAGGAATGTGGGTTATTTGAAACCAATGATCCTGAGGACAGGTTATTGAGGTATTGGGTAAGCTCCTTAGATGATACAGTGAGACATCCCTTGTCCCAAGAGAGAGGTATCAAGGAAATGAATGTGATCCCCCAAAAAACGATTGCAGGAGAGAGAGGCCATGGA gtaagggaagagaaaaaaatcctttctGCAGGAGAAAGATCCCACAGATATGAAGTCTGTGGTCAGAGCTTCAAACAAAAGTCAGAAAT ACATCAGAAAATTGATAATGTAAAGAAAAcctatgaatgtaaggaatgtggaaaAACTTTCTGTTGAAGCTCAAACCTGATTatacatcagagaattcatacaggAAAGAAACCATATGTATGTAGTGAATGTGGAAAAGACTTTAATCAAAGTTCAAATCTTATTatacatcagagaattcatacaggAAAGAAACCTTATATGGGTCATGAATGTGGAAAAGACTTCAATCAGAGCTCCAACCTGGTTCAACATAAGAGAATTCATAATGGTGAGAATCCCTATGAATGTAAAGAGTGTGGGAAGGCCTTCAAGGGGAGCTTGAACCTTGTCCtgcatcagagaattcacactggagagaagccatATGTATGCAAtgaatgtgggaaggccttcaaTCAAAGCTCAGATCTTATTATTCATCACAgaactcacactggagagaaaccctttgAATGTTATGAATGTGGACAGACTTTCAGTCAAAGCTCACACCTGGTCACACATCAgggaattcatactggagagaaaccctttAAGTGCAGCAACTGTGAAAAGACCTTCAGGCAGTGCTCCTGCCTCACTGAACACCAGAGACTCCACAGTGGGGAGAGACCCCATGAATGTTGCaaatgtggaaaatccttcagtGGATGCACAGCCTTTCTGAAACAGCAGAGGCTACACACTGACA TTGAATGTGAAAAAGCCTGTACTTCTGACCTGGATCTTATCCAACAACAGAGAatgcacagagaagaaaaatcttaTGAATGTAATAAGTGTGGAAAATCTTTCCGGGGAAGTTCAGATCTAATTCGGCATTGGATaactcacactggagagaaaccctataaatgcagtgaatgtgggaaagcctttggCCAGAGGTCACACCTTATGACACATTAGaaaattcacactggagagaaaccctatcagtgcaatgaatgtgggaaagccttctggCAACGTTCGCTCCTCATCCAGCATCACAGAATCCACAGTGGCGAGAAACCTTGTGAATGTAAGGAATGCAGAAAAGCTTTCATCTGGCACACAGCTTTTCTCAAGCATCAGAgacttcatactggagagaaacttaAGGAAGTTGGGAAAACATTCAGCAAGGAAAAATTGCttagagaagagcagagaattCACCAAGAAGAGAAAGCTTATCAGTGCAGTCAGTGTGGTAGAACTTTTCGAGGCAGCTCAGATCTCACCCGACATCAGGTAACTCACTcaggagagaaaccctatgaatgtaaggaATATGGGAAAACTTTCAATCAGAGCTCAGATCTTATGAAACATCACAGAATTCATGGTGGAGAAAAACCTTATgtgtgcagtgaatgtgggaaatcttttaGGGACAGCTCAGATCTCATTAAACACCACTGTGTTCACACTGgcgagaaaccctatgaatgccCTGAGTGTGAGAAGGCCTTCTGCCAGAACTCACACCTTGTTAGTCACcagagaattcacactggagagaaagcctttgaatgtAGCCACTGTGGGAAGGCCTTCAGCAGGCACACAGCTTTTCTTAAACATCAGAAACTTCACACTGGAAAGGAGCTTGGGGAACACAAGAGAGTCCTTAAATATGACTTACTCTAA